From Symphalangus syndactylus isolate Jambi chromosome 17, NHGRI_mSymSyn1-v2.1_pri, whole genome shotgun sequence, one genomic window encodes:
- the IGFL1 gene encoding insulin growth factor-like family member 1 isoform X1: MAPRGCVVAVFAIFCISRLLCSTHGAPVAPMTPYLMLCQPHKRCGDKFYDPLQHCCYDDAVVPLARTQSCGNCTFRVCFEQCCPWTFMVKLINQNCDSAPTSDDRLCRSVS, translated from the exons ATGGCTCCCCGAGGCTGCGTCGTGG CTGTCTTTGCCATTTTCTGCATCTCCAGGCTGCTCTGCTCAACACACGGAGCCCCAG TGGCCCCCATGACTCCTTACCTGATGCTGTGCCAGCCACACAAGAGATGTGGGGACAAGTTCTATGACCCCCTGCAGCACTGTTGCTATGATGATGCTGTTGTGCCCTTGGCCAGGACCCAGAGTTGTGGAAACTGCACCTTCAGAGTCTGCTTTGAGCAGTGCTGCCCCTGGACCTTCATGGTGAAGCTGATAAACCAGAACTGCGACTCAGCCCCGACCTCAGATGACAGGCTTTGTCGCAG TGTCAGCTGA
- the IGFL1 gene encoding insulin growth factor-like family member 1 isoform X2, which translates to MAPRGCVVAVFAIFCISRLLCSTHGAPVAPMTPYLMLCQPHKRCGDKFYDPLQHCCYDDAVVPLARTQSCGNCTFRVCFEQCCPWTFMVKLINQNCDSAPTSDDRLCRRP; encoded by the exons ATGGCTCCCCGAGGCTGCGTCGTGG CTGTCTTTGCCATTTTCTGCATCTCCAGGCTGCTCTGCTCAACACACGGAGCCCCAG TGGCCCCCATGACTCCTTACCTGATGCTGTGCCAGCCACACAAGAGATGTGGGGACAAGTTCTATGACCCCCTGCAGCACTGTTGCTATGATGATGCTGTTGTGCCCTTGGCCAGGACCCAGAGTTGTGGAAACTGCACCTTCAGAGTCTGCTTTGAGCAGTGCTGCCCCTGGACCTTCATGGTGAAGCTGATAAACCAGAACTGCGACTCAGCCCCGACCTCAGATGACAGGCTTTGTCGCAG
- the IGFL2 gene encoding insulin growth factor-like family member 2 isoform X2, translating to MRFNVSGMRTDYPRSVLAPACVLVFLLLSCPREVIAPAGSEPWLCQPAPRCGDKIYNPLEQCCYDDAIVSLSQTCQCGPHCPFWPCFELCCPESFGLTNHFVVKQKVQGVNSQCDSSPISRKCESRSFP from the exons ATGAGGTTCAATGTCTCAGGCATGAGGACCGACTACCCCAGAAGTGTGCTGG cTCCTGCTTGTGTGTTAGTCTTTCTCCTCCTCTCGTGTCCAAGGGAAGTCATTG CTCCCGCTGGCTCAGAGCCATGGCTGTGCCAGCCGGCACCCAGGTGTGGAGACAAGATCTACAACCCTTTGGAGCAGTGCTGTTACGATGATGCCATCGTGTCCCTGAGCCAGACCTGCCAATGTGGTCCCCACTGCCCCTTCTGGCCCTGCTTTGAGCTCTGCTGTCCTGAGTCCTTTGGCCTCACAAACCATTTTGTTGTGAAGCAGAAGGTTCAGGGTGTGAATTCCCAGTGCGACTCATCTCCCATCTCCCGTAAATGTGAAAG caGATCTTTTCCCTGA